A window of Chryseobacterium aquaeductus genomic DNA:
ATATTGGTGGAAAGCGATGGTACAGCTTAACGAAAATATTGTGGGTATTGATTCGGCAATTCTTATGCACCCTACAACTTGGAAAGCTTCGGGCCACGTTGATGCATTCAACGATCCTTTGATTGACAATAAAGATTCTAAAAAACGTTTCAGAGCAGATGTTTTGGTGGAAGATTATTGTTTGAAAATCGAAGAAAAAGAAAATAAAGAAATTGAAAAAGCCGCAAAAAGATTCGGTGAATCTTTCGATAAAGCTCAGTTTGTCGCTACAAATCCTAAAATTTTAGAATATAGAGCAAAAAGAGAAACTATACTTTCAAGATTGGCTAAATCTCTTGAAAATGAAGATCTTGCTGACGTAAAAGCATTAATTGAGGAATTGGAAATTGCTGATCCTGATACAGGTTCTAGAAACTGGACGGAAGTTAGACAATTTAACCTGATGTTCGGAACTAAATTGGGTGCGTCTGCAGATTCTGCAATGGATCTTTATTTAAGGCCGGAAACTGCTCAGGGAATTTTCGTGAATTTCTTAAACGTACAAAAAACTTCTCGTCACAGACTTCCGTTTGGTATTGCACAAATTGGAAAAGCATTCAGAAATGAGATCGTTGCAAGACAGTTTATCTTCAGAATGCGTGAGTTTGAACAGATGGAAATGCAGTTTTTCGTTGCTCCGGGAACTGAATTGGAATTCTACGAACAATGGAAGCAAAAACGTCTGAACTGGCATTTGGCTCTTGGTTTAGGAAACGAGAATTACAGATTTCATGATCATGAGAAACTGGCTCATTATGCAAATGCTGCGGCAGATATTGAATTTAATTTCCCATTTGGATTTAAAGAATTGGAAGGTATTC
This region includes:
- a CDS encoding glycine--tRNA ligase — its product is MAKQEDVFKKVISHAKEYGFIFPSSEIYDGLSAVYDYGQNGAELKNNIKQYWWKAMVQLNENIVGIDSAILMHPTTWKASGHVDAFNDPLIDNKDSKKRFRADVLVEDYCLKIEEKENKEIEKAAKRFGESFDKAQFVATNPKILEYRAKRETILSRLAKSLENEDLADVKALIEELEIADPDTGSRNWTEVRQFNLMFGTKLGASADSAMDLYLRPETAQGIFVNFLNVQKTSRHRLPFGIAQIGKAFRNEIVARQFIFRMREFEQMEMQFFVAPGTELEFYEQWKQKRLNWHLALGLGNENYRFHDHEKLAHYANAAADIEFNFPFGFKELEGIHSRTDFDLKAHEKFSGRKLQFFDPERNENYVPYVVETSVGLDRLFLSLFSHCLRDEVLEDGSERTVLSLPPALAPVKAAILPLMKKDGLAEYAENIFNDLKYDFNLFYEEKDAIGKRYRRQDAIGTPYCITIDHDSLTDHTVTIRDRDTMQQERVPVSELRRIIDEKTNFRNLLSKI